The Triticum urartu cultivar G1812 chromosome 6, Tu2.1, whole genome shotgun sequence genome includes the window GAAATTATATGGATTCAATCTATTCTTAAAGAACTTGGTGTGAAAAACACCAAGGCCCCATGTTTGTGGTGTGATAATCTTGGTGCTACCTATCTATCTGCTAATCATGTGTTTCATGCAAGGACAAAACACATAGAGATAGATTTTCACTTTGTCAGAGAAAGGGTTGCTAACAAGCAACTTGACATTCGGTTTGTGCACTCTAGAGATCAAGTTGCTGACGGGTTTACCAAGGCTTTGCCCACACGGAGTTTTGAAGACTTCAAGCATAATCTCAACTTTATGAAGTTGtgattaagggagggtgttaaACACGCATTGTAGAGATATATATAGGGATAGATGTTTAAGTAGTTTCGGTTGACATATCCTCACATATCCTCTGTAACCGAACTCTCCTTCCTTTATCCCTTCTTCTCCAAGTTTGTAACCCCAACAACTTCATGTATGCGCTGTTATTCAGGGAGGTGCGCCCCTGCCATATAAACACGCAACGCGTCCCTCTAACGAGGCAAGACGCTTCCCGCATATCGCACACAAGATATGAGGCTATCCTAGATGATTATTATTCCGTGAACCGGAGCTCTGAGTTGATGCTGATTTAGTCCTTTTACATGATTTGATTGACAGAAAGTTTCTTCTGCTTGAGCTGTATGACTGACAGAAAGTTGTTGATTACtgggttgtgtgtggcaattcaGAGAAACGGTGTTATAACAATGATGGAAACTGGGGCTGCGGCCCTCTTTCTCTGAAATTCTAGCTAATTTTGGCATTACGGAATTCAACACATGGCCTTGCATTGGATAAAACTACTGGCCCAAACACACACATTGTCAGTTTGCATCAACTGATGGATGAAAACTACAGATAGTGTCCAAGCAGCTAGCCACATTCTCAGTTAAAGCTTACTGCACACACATAAAGTACAGACTACATAATAGTACTTGTCTTTGCCTAATAGATAGATGACCAAACTTAAGAAAACATTCCTGCTGCAGCATCAAGTTTGTCTCTGGTTCCATTGCTAGGTACTTGTCTTCAATTCCTGCTGCAGCATCAAGTTAGTCTCTGGCTCCATTGCTAGGGCTTCTCTGGATTCATGCATCCTAAAGCTCCAACCAGCAGGATCGATGCCGGCTTCCCTTTCACCTGATCAAACCAAGGTTTTAATTTATATCAGATATGTGGCCAAGCACCAGGGTTTACTATATCACGGACTTTATTTCCGCGCATAGTATAGCAGCTAAGTTTATTTTTGTCTGAATCATAATGCTATTAAACAAACTACACAAGAGTTTCAGTTAGTAGATACTACTGTTCTGCTTAACACGCTGCTAGTTTGATATTGCTGGAATTGAGGGAATACCAAGACATTAAGCACAGCATGTACCTAACAGAATGAAGCGGGAAAATGTACCTAACATTGTCTCTCTTCCTCTGCTGTTGTTGTCTCTGCTTCTTGTTCCCTGCTTTCATCCCCTGAGCCTGTTGCAGATACTTCATCGTTCTCCTCTACATCCACCGGGCCGACTAAACATATAAAGGATGGAAACAGCAGGAGGAAATGATTATGACAACTTAGTGGACATAGCAACCAAATGAACAAATTAAGATGTAGGAGAAGTTGTGTTGGTTCACCTCCTGATTTGGATGACATGGTGGTCAAGAAGTATTGCGACAGCATATCCCTTGCCCAGACAGCGTCCTCATTTTGTAACTGGCGCACTTCCTCACAGTAGTCCCAATCCTCAGATGTAGACCTCGGCATGGCTGCATCATCCTCCATATCTAtgactatgttgtgcagcatgcAGCAGGCACGGATTATCTTAACTACACTGTCGGGATTGACCGGCCACCACGTCTCTTCTTGCAGGTACTTCCATGTGCCTTTGAACCTAGCCATCGCCTTCAACGCACAGGTTGTCGTTGCAGAGTGTCTCCGATTGAACTCCACCTTGGAATCTGAGAGGTCTTCTTCCTGGTAAGGTGTGAATAGCCATGGGAGAAGAGGGTATCCTTCATCGCCAATTATGTATTCCCCAATTTCTGATCCATCTACTGATACCTTCAGCTTGTTGCCATTCAGCCAAATGCCCATCTTAGCCCACTCGAAGATTTCAGAATCCTGCAAAAGGGTCGACTGGTTCATGCTATCTACCTTGTACTTCATGAACCTCATTCCTGGATCAACCACGACTTGCATCTGAGTGCTCTGTTTCTTCTCATGGTCGCACTTTGCTACAAATGGGACATGAGTTGTGCATATAACACCACAACAGTTATGCATATTGTGGATCTTGCCAAACATGGATTTGATCTTATCCGTTGCTCTGGACCCTAGCCAGCGCCAGAAATTTTCTCGCTTGAGCAAGTTAGCAACAAACCTCTCAGTTACCAACAAGATGGTTGACTCGTTAACACCAGAAGAAGATCCTATGATCTCTGTTGGCTCACTAGATTGCAACCTTTTCAGAGCAACGGCTACCCAATCTTCTAAAGACAGTACCCTCCCGTCAACAAAGGTGTACCTGTTCATATCTTTCATTGATGGCCCCATCACCAAACTGCAGATGTAGCTAAAGGTTTTTCTTGTCATTTTGAAGACAGACTCAAATCTCTGTGTGTCCTCAAAAGAAGTTAAGGTTCCTGCATTAGAAGAAAACGTAAAAGTGGTTATGGGATCCATGACTTGCAAGGCCAGAGCTCAACTAACAGAGCTAAAATAGTGAGATCCAGAATTCACAGAAACAAGTACGAACAACATAAACTTAGCAAATGATGGACTCTGGAAAAATCAGAAAGTAGCATTGGCCAACAGTTTATCCCTTACAAAATGATAAAAGCCGATCAATCTATTACTCCGGTAAAATAATACATCTATGTTGACATTACTAACATATTATTTTTGTCCTACTTTAGAAGGGTGTATTCAAAAGGAATAGTTGGGAATATATTCAAACTCCAACATACTGATCGAAGGTAGAAAACGAAGGGAATAGTTCAAATAACTAGCATAGATAGACAAATTAAGATGAACCACGAATGCTAATTTACCTTTGGACACGAATGAGACGCTGACATTTGTCTCCAAGCTGTAGGGTTTAGCTGTGTAGAAAACATACCATTTCCTTGAATTATCTCCTTGACTTGCATACGTCTTGACATGTTCAACATGGCTGAACTTGTCCCACTCAGGGCCAGATTTTCCCACAGCTATGGAAGCTAGCAGCGCTGGGCTGCAGTATAGCTCCAACTGCCTTGGGTTTATACCTCCCATGTATTCTGGGATTGTTTCCATGTTGTTATCCGAGAGAAAGAGCCTCTGGAGCAGAGGAACACCTTCCACCGCCTTCATCTTTTGGCAGTATTTGATGGTAAGCTTCTGCAGTCTTGGAAGATTAGCGATCATCTCCAGGTCAAGGACTTGATCCAGATCCAGCTCAACCAGAGAGGGAAAGTTCTCTAGAGAGATGAGACCCTGGACATGGTATATGGACAATTTATTCAAAGCCCTTGCCTGGGAGGCAAGTCCAGGAGGAAGACACTTCAATTTGCAGCGGCTTAGCATAAGACGCTGCAAGACAGGAAAGGCTCGCACTTGCTCCTCCCACTCCCACTCCTCCCATTCCACCATCCCTATTAAATAGAACTCATGCAATCTTGGAAATGCTGCCACCATCTGGGAAGGACGAGGACTGTGCTGATGGTAGGGCTGCATGAATTCTGGTCCAACACGCTTGATGGCTGGAGCACTGAAGATCTTAATGAACTCCAAATAGGGGAGCTGACACATGCCATCAGGAAGCTGTGTGCAGCAAGCCAGGTCTTGAATGAACAGAATCCTCAAGTTCTTGAGGGGCATAACTGATGAAGACATCATCCACCTTGGGAGCCATCGGCCAAAGTATCCACCGATCTCAAGATATTCTAACCTGGGCGGAGGGCAGAGCTCATCAAACACCTGCTCGATTCGTTGGCTATCTTCAAATTTAATCAGTCCATCGTTTCCCAGTTTACTACTACAACCTAAGAATAGCTTGGCAAGATGAACCTTCTTGCCAAGCTTTGCCTTTGCTGCGGACAAGGAAGCAGTTACCTTCTCTAATCTATTTATTCCAAGATCTTTGAGCCGAGAAAGAGGACCCAATTCTTCCAAACTGCAGCAATCACCATCCTCATGGGCCGGAAAACCACGTACTATCCTCAAGTTTGTTAAAACACTGAACCCCATAGGTATGTCAGTTATATTTGTTCCCCTGAAGTCGAGATACCTTAGCTGCTCTAACATTACAATGCTATGTGGAACTTGCACAATTTCTTTGCATCCTTTAAGGCTAATGTACTGCAAGAATTTCATCTTTCCAATGCAATCTGGTAGACTGGGAATATCCGTTTCTTCTAAGGACAAATACCTCAAGTGCTTGAGTTTATGTAAAGATTCAAGCAATGCTACAAGATGTGCAGATTTTATATCAAAAGTACGTAGGCATGGAAAATGAACCAAAGAATCACCAGGCTTCATATTTATGTGGCCAACTGATATTAGTGTTCTCAATGTCTGTTGTGCTTGTAAGGAACTCCAGTCTATCCCATCTGATTCTGATGCTTGGCTTTCTAGAGATAACCGAAGaattttttgttctttaagcttgCTAACAAAACTAGTTTCTCCACTGTGGGCTGCTAGTGCCTCATCTCTAGCCACAAATTGACCAAACGAGCGAACAACATCATGTATGTTGCACGCAACTTGATCCGTGTACTCTGTGCTTGGCTCTATCAGGTTCCTCAATATCAACTCCTTATAGTACTCCCTTCCTAATTCTTCCAAGTCTTCTGAGCTGTGAAGAAATCCTTCACTGATCCACATGCCAATGATGTTATGCCGAAAGAACAATGCAGTTTTAGGGAGAAGGCAGTAGTACAAAAAGCATTGTTTGATACAAGGCGGCAAATCTTCATAGCTTAAATGTACTGCATGGTTTAACTCTTCAGGCATTTCAGATACCGACCATATGGAGTCATGCAGAACCATCTCCCACGCATGATATTTTTTGTCTTTCTGACACAAGAGTCCTCCCATTACTTTCACAGCAAGAGGCAAACC containing:
- the LOC125515203 gene encoding putative disease resistance protein RGA3, which encodes MAMVLDAFASYVQNMLTEMVSGEVHMLLGVTDEIEKMDVKLKDLKNFLADADRRNITDNRVQEWVAELKRAMYEAADILDLCQLKAMEQGLSTKDVGCFNPLLFCMRNPSHAHDIGTRIKALNKRLSIIKERSAAFSFIPLGSYEDRSSKVQASHSGNKRRETSGVFDRSGVVGEKIEQDTRKLVEIMLSEKEGNTNIMLVAVVGVGGIGKTTLAQKVFNDEALNSEFEKMIWLSINKDFDKVELLRTIITQAGGVHGGEKALAVLQPILATTLKGKKLFLVLDDVWNHEAWDDVLKAPLANVVARGSRVLVTTRDERVARGMKAVLPYHHVDKLEEEDAWLLLKKQVVSSEADAREIDILKDIGLQIIAKCDGLPLAVKVMGGLLCQKDKKYHAWEMVLHDSIWSVSEMPEELNHAVHLSYEDLPPCIKQCFLYYCLLPKTALFFRHNIIGMWISEGFLHSSEDLEELGREYYKELILRNLIEPSTEYTDQVACNIHDVVRSFGQFVARDEALAAHSGETSFVSKLKEQKILRLSLESQASESDGIDWSSLQAQQTLRTLISVGHINMKPGDSLVHFPCLRTFDIKSAHLVALLESLHKLKHLRYLSLEETDIPSLPDCIGKMKFLQYISLKGCKEIVQVPHSIVMLEQLRYLDFRGTNITDIPMGFSVLTNLRIVRGFPAHEDGDCCSLEELGPLSRLKDLGINRLEKVTASLSAAKAKLGKKVHLAKLFLGCSSKLGNDGLIKFEDSQRIEQVFDELCPPPRLEYLEIGGYFGRWLPRWMMSSSVMPLKNLRILFIQDLACCTQLPDGMCQLPYLEFIKIFSAPAIKRVGPEFMQPYHQHSPRPSQMVAAFPRLHEFYLIGMVEWEEWEWEEQVRAFPVLQRLMLSRCKLKCLPPGLASQARALNKLSIYHVQGLISLENFPSLVELDLDQVLDLEMIANLPRLQKLTIKYCQKMKAVEGVPLLQRLFLSDNNMETIPEYMGGINPRQLELYCSPALLASIAVGKSGPEWDKFSHVEHVKTYASQGDNSRKWYVFYTAKPYSLETNVSVSFVSKGTLTSFEDTQRFESVFKMTRKTFSYICSLVMGPSMKDMNRYTFVDGRVLSLEDWVAVALKRLQSSEPTEIIGSSSGVNESTILLVTERFVANLLKRENFWRWLGSRATDKIKSMFGKIHNMHNCCGVICTTHVPFVAKCDHEKKQSTQMQVVVDPGMRFMKYKVDSMNQSTLLQDSEIFEWAKMGIWLNGNKLKVSVDGSEIGEYIIGDEGYPLLPWLFTPYQEEDLSDSKVEFNRRHSATTTCALKAMARFKGTWKYLQEETWWPVNPDSVVKIIRACCMLHNIVIDMEDDAAMPRSTSEDWDYCEEVRQLQNEDAVWARDMLSQYFLTTMSSKSGVGPVDVEENDEVSATGSGDESREQEAETTTAEEERQC